Proteins from a genomic interval of Lemur catta isolate mLemCat1 chromosome 17, mLemCat1.pri, whole genome shotgun sequence:
- the WFDC9 gene encoding protein WFDC9, whose amino-acid sequence MKSWVLLLLVSISDVVIILPVLGGFKEYIPLVTKLPEQCWVQPPPKYCKKRCTIITACVDWNYTCCWTYCGNICLHNGEPFTSILDYGPPPDLW is encoded by the exons ATGAAGTCCTGGGTTCTCCTGCTTCTCGTGTCCATCTCTGACGTTGTGATCATTCTGCCTGTGCTGGGAGGCTTCAAGGAATATATTCCCC TTGTAACAAAACTACCTGAGCAGTGCTGGGTGCAGCCTCCACCTAAGTATTGTAAAAAGAGGTGCACTATAATCACCGCCTGTGTAGACTGGAATTATACATGCTGCTGGACCTACTGTGGAAACATCTGCTTGCATAATGG AGAGCCCTTCACATCAATACTAGACTACGGGCCTCCTCCAGATCTATGGTAG